A DNA window from Ostrea edulis chromosome 5, xbOstEdul1.1, whole genome shotgun sequence contains the following coding sequences:
- the LOC125652471 gene encoding uncharacterized protein LOC125652471, which produces MNNRSMKTPKKPQITIERSASLKNYAYRRPDANTEEFVRLITQYQTERQPTNLRLQRKAPLPEIGTSALRDSGFLDKNSDTSDYDDTTLDNEVASVCSNKSKNSRKDLHIHDVLTLTREQTRDNLLNKSLSNGLADHLNGNVLFCRQVTDVRKRVGSLNVNHHSKATRPGKQLPPIEQTNFLDRPTAPSPSRTPPFSNSEDSFIEEEPVDYIDPS; this is translated from the coding sequence ATGAATAACAGAAGCATGAAGACGCCAAAGAAACCCCAGATTACAATTGAGCGATCTGcaagtttgaaaaattatgCTTACAGAAGACCAGATGCAAATACAGAGGAATTCGTGCGGTTAATAACACAATATCAGACGGAACGACAACCGACCAATTTACGGCTTCAGCGAAAAGCGCCTTTGCCGGAGATCGGAACCTCCGCGCTTCGTGATTCTGGTTTTTTGGATAAAAACAGTGATACAAGTGACTATGACGATACGACTCTGGATAACGAGGTAGCATCTGTGTGCAGTAACAAGTCCAAAAACTCTAGAAAAGACCTCCACATCCACGACGTCCTCACATTAACCAGGGAACAAACTCGGGATAATTTATTGAACAAATCTTTATCCAACGGACTAGCTGATCATCTAAACGGAAATGTGCTTttctgtcgacaggtcacagaCGTTCGCAAAAGGGTTGGGAGTTTGAATGTGAATCATCACTCAAAGGCCACCCGTCCCGGAAAGCAGCTTCCCCCCATTGAACAAACCAATTTCCTCGACCGCCCCACGGCACCCTCTCCTTCCCGTACACCCCCGTTTTCTAACTCTGAGGACAGCTTCATTGAAGAGGAACCCGTGGATTACATAGATCCCTCGTAA
- the LOC125650681 gene encoding uncharacterized protein LOC125650681, whose product MADSTHTQLSQSEDDNAIKPPPQKNSKVDEFLCRINDTYCQSKADQILRLLRDQEDLNFRFNDCDLHSEDSNDSDCLSDSSVKETEQRLVARLALHKQRGARSKTSMGFYNDTERIDKFNYSSDEDDIVMEERPNTRINRPKSSYVRRRTNTHEDSTDENFEDDFIESSVQRRCRSTRPHSRLGNRGEIHRSSVLQENPCNIHAPPASPQGDLIDETNYDKYAHTRTSGNFAGGLQRPKSRIKGFCDTKQTNEMIPHALERQKTVHDITTAHTYSSDEAKDEFTTSTRLRHRRQQFRQAKTRRPTSENVFLVRQRTEARMLQTQNNSVRPNSEKPILQQTKASKKVLSIDTNPLQAAQNGGFQAAPSSLQSSQSNPYPYGVSQPRPASRRNHGRQDISLNAMGNGVRNTGRPIGVMKLPPLDPAVAKRAERIVLAARETCA is encoded by the coding sequence ATGGCAGACTCCACTCATACACAGCTCAGCCAAAGTGAAGACGACAACGCGATAAAACCGCCACCACAGAAAAACTCAAAAGTCGACGAATTCTTGTGTCGAATCAACGATACCTACTGCCAGTCGAAAGCTGACCAGATTCTGAGACTGTTAAGAGACCAAGAGGACCTCAATTTCCGATTTAACGATTGTGATTTACATAGTGAAGACTCGAACGATTCAGACTGTCTAAGTGACAGCTCCGTGAAGGAAACTGAGCAGAGACTCGTTGCTCGACTTGCCCTCCATAAACAAAGAGGCGCGAGGTCGAAAACTTCTATGGGATTTTATAACGATACGGAACGGATAGACAAATTTAACTATAGTTCTGACGAGGACGATATCGTGATGGAGGAAAGACCGAACACAAGGATAAACCGCCCGAAATCTAGCTATGTTCGACGTAGAACAAATACACATGAAGACTCTACAGATGAAAATTTCGAAGATGATTTTATCGAGTCTAGTGTCCAAAGACGATGTCGTTCAACTCGACCTCATTCGAGACTTGGAAATCGAGGAGAAATTCATCGAAGTAGTGTTCTTCAGGAAAATCCCTGCAACATTCATGCACCACCGGCATCTCCACAAGGAGATCTCATTGATGAAACTAATTATGACAAATACGCTCATACTAGAACTTCAGGGAATTTCGCTGGTGGTCTGCAAAGACCAAAATCTCGGATTAAAGGATTCTGTGATACCAAGCAGACTAACGAAATGATACCTCATGCACTAGAGAGACAGAAAACCGTGCATGATATAACAACTGCACACACCTACTCAAGTGACGAGGCGAAAGACGAATTCACAACATCTACTCGTCTTCGGCATCGTCGTCAGCAGTTTCGGCAAGCAAAGACCAGACGTCCAACCTCTGAAAACGTGTTTCTAGTCCGCCAAAGAACCGAGGCAAGAATGCTACAGACTCAAAACAATAGTGTACGCCCCAATTCCGAAAAACCAATTCTGCAACAGACCAAAGCCTCAAAGAAAGTTTTATCAATAGACACAAATCCTCTCCAGGCCGCTCAAAATGGCGGCTTCCAAGCTGCTCCATCGTCTCTGCAGTCTTCTCAATCAAATCCGTACCCCTACGGAGTGTCTCAACCCAGACCAGCATCAAGAAGGAACCACGGGCGACAGGATATTTCTCTGAATGCGATGGGTAATGGAGTGCGCAATACCGGAAGGCCAATCGGAGTGATGAAATTACCACCTTTAGACCCTGCAGTGGCAAAGCGTGCTGAGCGGATTGTTCTGGCCGCCAGAGAAACCTGTGCCTAG